The Pyrenophora tritici-repentis strain M4 chromosome 2, whole genome shotgun sequence genome window below encodes:
- a CDS encoding zf-RING-2 multi-domain protein encodes MAPTPPAFEDFHRRCLKVCSWLNRPDSASCTICTEDYDHVEHRTIRIKVKSPTLCNHVFCETCPQEMFSRRRVQDGANKCPLCRAVWFKAEFESPDAQRRRVMDSVETPATPPEADWQTFFTLGGWDY; translated from the coding sequence ATGGCACCAACACCACCCGCATTCGAGGATTTTCACCGCCGCTGCTTGAAGGTATGCTCGTGGCTCAATCGACCAGACAGTGCTTCTTGTACCATCTGCACCGAGGACTACGACCACGTGGAGCATCGCACCATCCGCATCAAAGTCAAATCACCAACACTCTGTAACCATGTCTTCTGCGAGACCTGTCCTCAGGAGATGTTCAGCCGCAGGAGGGTACAAGATGGCGCTAACAAGTGTCCTCTCTGTCGTGCTGTATGGTTCAAGGCCGAATTCGAGAGCCCCGATGCACAGCGTAGACGAGTGATGGACTCGGTTGAGACTCCTGCCACCCCACCCGAAGCAGATTGGCAGACTTTTTTCACGCTTGGTGGCTGGGACTACTAG
- a CDS encoding putative O-methyltransferase: MKGWSLAPFPPLQINNCDTVDDSNRVLQNAFDWSELQNKKVVDIGGGDGHVSMDLARKYTNFEIVVQDAFTHELSAAEATEFGDRVSFQQYDYFTPQPTRDAGAYLFRSCFHNHNDEECTKMLQAIVPVLVNRTDDPRLLINDCIVPQRAEGGITRSEEHQHRQLDMIMLVF; this comes from the exons ATGAAAGGATGGTCTTTGG CCCCCTTTCCTCCGTTGCAAATCAATAACTGTGATACAGTTGATGATAGCAACCGAGTTCTACAAAACGCTTTCGACTGGTCAGAGTTACAGAACAAGAAGGTGGTTGACATCGGAGGTGGGGACGGTCATGTCAGTATGGACCTTGCAAGG AAATACACCAACTTTGAGATTGTCGTTCAAGACGCCTTTACCCATGAACTCTCAGCTGCAGAAGCTACCGAATTCGGAGATCGGGTGTCGTTCCAGCAATACGACTACTTCACACCACAGCCCACCCGCGACGCTGGAGCCTATCTCTTCCGCAGCTGCTTTCATAACCATAATGACGAGGAGTGCACAAAGATGCTTCAAGCCATCGTTCCAGTTCTGGTGAACCGAACAGATGATCCAAGGCTCTTGATCAATGACTGTATAGTGCCGCAGCGTGCTGAGGGCGGTATCACTAGGAGTGAGGAGCATCAGCATCGGCAGCTAGATATGATCATGCTGGTTTTTTAG